The following proteins are encoded in a genomic region of Drosophila miranda strain MSH22 chromosome 4, D.miranda_PacBio2.1, whole genome shotgun sequence:
- the LOC108163457 gene encoding apoptosis-resistant E3 ubiquitin protein ligase 1 isoform X6, which yields MWSPESEINSIAMATTMRHSQSSSSGISSLSSCGDPERLPELPPLDEQRLQRAALHLQQKLILREWLRDHHMRHHYQHLLGVEVASLEDVYWLEDSRASSILGKDWHLWSSARQNLPTSKSQLDALKAQLWSTVVKSSQHQDAWTWGGMLVVSVSVAGLVTLAAMTQPSLAPEARHSLLQYVTGKYLLPANCKVQWDWKDPAQVGGTMCFVVRFFQRNGQPYPICDTDQFFVEVTEGTRKVVTISELGSSTDPNNANIAKVKFTVRTAGQYKISVLIGASHIAGSPFMRNFLPGSIDARRSRFIRPASTVICCAGSPTLMHIEPRDEFGNACLFDQSQSDEALQGYQVAVYDLHGVAVEKLHHAIAFNYDRVNSRVSVTALFPEPTCLRAVISYKDQQLPNGDFDIIVLSSSDTTLVHKNIASRKHNICYEAKLLSIFGSSKSKPRKVLCYVGPKQNSLIFQVTIKEMILKFIPKRIATFRLCPSTKFHFMPQLVSQLHGPVFIIDDGAQPRIELASKDRNIIAATFTHFLLKNIGGSETFKDKQDFFYHEVRKFYASYYHQKMALKVQREKILESSMKATKGFSLSDWCGNFEVTFQGEQGVDLGGLRREWFELVCSSLFDARGGLFCTFHDKHQALVHPNPTRAAHLKLKHFEFAGKMVGKCLFESALGGSYRQMVRARFSRSFLAQLIGLRVHYKYFEQDDPDLYLSKIKYILDTDLDATDTLELYFVEELYDASNGKLSKTIELIPNGAKTRVTNASKNQYLDSLAQQRLCNSVKDEVDSFLKGLNSIIPDNLLSIFDENELELLMCGTGEYSISDFKSHHITNGNSAEFRRVLAWFWAGVSNFSQTEMARLLQFTTGCSQLPPGGFQELNPQFQITAAPTFGNLPTAHTCFNQLCLPDYESYEQFEKSLLLAISEGSEGFGMI from the exons ATGTGGTCGCCGGAATCGGAAATAAATTCCATTGCCATGGCCACCACCATGCGGCATTCGCAGTCCTCGTCCTCAG GGATCTCCTCGTTGTCGAGCTGCGGGGATCCTGAACGGTTGCCGGAACTGCCGCCGTTGGACGAGCAGCGACTGCAGCGAGCGGCTTTGCATTTGCAGCAGAAGCTGATCCTGCGCGAATGGCTGAGGGACCATCACATGCGGCATCATTACCAACATCTGCTGGGGGTTGAGGTGGCCTCCCTGGAGGACGTCTACTGGCTGGAGGACTCGCGGGCCAGCAGCATTTTGGGCAAGGACTGGCACCTCTGGTCTTCGGCGCGACAGAATCTGCCCACATCGAAGTCCCAGCTGGACGCACTCAAAGCCCAGCTCTGGTCGACGGTGGTCAAGTCGAGCCAGCACCAGGACGCCTGGACATGGGGTGGTATGCTGGTGGTCTCCGTCTCCGTTGCCGGCTTGGTTACCCTAGCAGCCATGACCCAGCCCTCGCTGGCCCCCGAGGCCAGGCACTCGCTGCTGCAGTATGTGACCGGAAAGTATCTTCTGCCCGCCAACTGCAAGGTGCAGTGGGACTGGAAGGATCCGGCGCAAGTGGGCGGCACCATGTGCTTTGTGGTGCGCTTCTTTCAGCGGAATGGTCAGCCCTATCCCATCTGTGATACGGACCAGTTCTTCGTGGAGGTCACCGAGGGCACACGCAAGGTGGTCACCATCAGCGAGCTGGGCTCCTCCACCGATCCCAACAATGCCAATATCGCCAAGGTCAAGTTTACCGTCCGCACTGCCGGCCAGTACAAGATCTCTGTGCTCATCGGGGCCAGCCACATTGCCGGCTCCCCCTTCATGCGCAACTTCCTGCCGGGATCCATCGATGCCCGCAGGTCGCGCTTCATCCGCCCAGCCAGCACCGTCATTTGCTGTGCAGGCTCTCCCACCCTGATGCACATCGAGCCCAGGGATGAGTTCGGGAATGCCTGTCTGTTCGATCAATCGCAGTCGGATGAGGCATTGCAG GGCTATCAGGTAGCTGTGTATGATCTTCATGGCGTGGCCGTGGAGAAGCTACACCATGCCATTGCCTTTAACTATGACAGAGTCAACTCCAGGGTCTCGGTGACCGCTCTCTTTCCAGAGCCCACATGCCTAAGGGCCGTGATCAGCTACAAGGATCAGCAGCTGCCAAATGGAGACTTTGACATCATTGTCTTGAGCA GCAGCGACACCACGCTGGTGCACAAGAACATTGCCTCGCGGAAGCACAACATCTGCTATGAGGCTAAGCTCCTGAGCATCTTTGGCTCCTCGAAGAGCAAGCCCCGGAAGGTACTCTGCTATGTGGGACCCAAGCAG AACTCGTTGATCTTTCAGGTGACCATCAAGGAGATGATCCTTAAGTTCATACCCAAGAGGATCGCCACATTTCGGCTGTGTCCGTCGACCAAGTTCCACTTTATGCCGCAGTTGGTGTCGCAGTTGCACGGGCCCGTCTTCATCATCGACGATGGGGCACAACCGAGGATCGAGTTGGCCTCGAAAGATCGCAATATCATAGCGGCCACCTTTACACACTTTTTGCTGAAGAACATTGGCGGTTCGGAGACGTTCAAGGACAAGCAGGACTTTTTCTACCACGAAGTGCGCAAGTTCTATGCCAGCTACTACCACCAGAAGATGGCCCTCAAGGTGCAGCGCGAGAAGATACTCGAGAGCAGCATGAAGGCCACCAAGGGCTTCTCCTTGTCCGATTGGTGTGGCAACTTTGAGGTGACATTCCAGGGCGAGCAGGGCGTCGATTTGGGTGGACTACGTCGCGAGTGGTTTGAGCTCGTCTGCAGTTCCCTGTTCGATGCCCGCGGCGGCCTCTTCTGCACATTCCATGACAAGCATCAGGCTCTGGTTCATCCGAATCCCACACGGGCAGCTCATCTGAAGCTGAAGCACTTTGAGTTTGCCGGCAAAATGGTGGGCAAGTGCCTGTTCGAGAGTGCCCTCGGTGGCAGCTATCGACAGATGGTGCGAGCACGCTTCAGTCGTTCATTTCTGGCTCAGCTAATAGGACTGAGAGTACACTATAAG TACTTTGAACAAGATGATCCGGATCTGTATCTCTCTAAAATCAAATACATCTTGGACACTGATCTCGATGCCACAGACACTTTGGAGCTGTACTTCGTGGAAGAGCTGTACGATGCCAGCAATGGAAAGCTGAGCAAGACCATTGAGCTCATTCCGAATGGGGCCAAGACCCGCGTGACCAATGCCAGCAAGAACCAGTATCTAGACTCGTTGGCACAGCAGCGACTGTGTAACAGTGTCAAGGATGAGGTGGACAGCTTTCTGAAGGGCCTGAACTCCATTATTCCCGATAATCTTTTGAGCATTTTCGACGAGAATGAACTGGAG CTCCTGATGTGCGGCACTGGGGAGTACTCCATCAGCGATTTCAAGTCCCATCACATTACCAATGGCAACTCGGCCGAATTTCGGCGTGTTCTGGCCTGGTTCTGGGCCGGAGTGAGCAACTTCAGCCAGACCGAGATGGCCCGCTTGCTGCAGTTCACCACGGGCTGTTCGCAGCTGCCGCCCGGAGGGTTCCAGGAGCTGAATCCCCAGTTCCAGATCACGGCTGCCCCCACATTTGGCAATCTGCCCACGGCGCACACTTG CTTCAATCAGCTGTGCCTGCCGGACTACGAGAGCTACGAGCAGTTCGAGAAGTCTCTGCTTTTGGCCATCAGCGAGGGCAGCGAGGGCTTCGGCATGATCTAA
- the LOC108163457 gene encoding apoptosis-resistant E3 ubiquitin protein ligase 1 isoform X5 — MWSPESEINSIAMATTMRHSQSSSSGISSLSSCGDPERLPELPPLDEQRLQRAALHLQQKLILREWLRDHHMRHHYQHLLGVEVASLEDVYWLEDSRASSILGKDWHLWSSARQNLPTSKSQLDALKAQLWSTVVKSSQHQDAWTWGGMLVVSVSVAGLVTLAAMTQPSLAPEARHSLLQYVTGKYLLPANCKVQWDWKDPAQVGGTMCFVVRFFQRNGQPYPICDTDQFFVEVTEGTRKVVTISELGSSTDPNNANIAKVKFTVRTAGQYKISVLIGASHIAGSPFMRNFLPGSIDARRSRFIRPASTVICCAGSPTLMHIEPRDEFGNACLFDQSQSDEALQGYQVAVYDLHGVAVEKLHHAIAFNYDRVNSRVSVTALFPEPTCLRAVISYKDQQLPNGDFDIIVLSSSDTTLVHKNIASRKHNICYEAKLLSIFGSSKSKPRKVLCYVGPKQAQNSLIFQVTIKEMILKFIPKRIATFRLCPSTKFHFMPQLVSQLHGPVFIIDDGAQPRIELASKDRNIIAATFTHFLLKNIGGSETFKDKQDFFYHEVRKFYASYYHQKMALKVQREKILESSMKATKGFSLSDWCGNFEVTFQGEQGVDLGGLRREWFELVCSSLFDARGGLFCTFHDKHQALVHPNPTRAAHLKLKHFEFAGKMVGKCLFESALGGSYRQMVRARFSRSFLAQLIGLRVHYKYFEQDDPDLYLSKIKYILDTDLDATDTLELYFVEELYDASNGKLSKTIELIPNGAKTRVTNASKNQYLDSLAQQRLCNSVKDEVDSFLKGLNSIIPDNLLSIFDENELELLMCGTGEYSISDFKSHHITNGNSAEFRRVLAWFWAGVSNFSQTEMARLLQFTTGCSQLPPGGFQELNPQFQITAAPTFGNLPTAHTCFNQLCLPDYESYEQFEKSLLLAISEGSEGFGMI; from the exons ATGTGGTCGCCGGAATCGGAAATAAATTCCATTGCCATGGCCACCACCATGCGGCATTCGCAGTCCTCGTCCTCAG GGATCTCCTCGTTGTCGAGCTGCGGGGATCCTGAACGGTTGCCGGAACTGCCGCCGTTGGACGAGCAGCGACTGCAGCGAGCGGCTTTGCATTTGCAGCAGAAGCTGATCCTGCGCGAATGGCTGAGGGACCATCACATGCGGCATCATTACCAACATCTGCTGGGGGTTGAGGTGGCCTCCCTGGAGGACGTCTACTGGCTGGAGGACTCGCGGGCCAGCAGCATTTTGGGCAAGGACTGGCACCTCTGGTCTTCGGCGCGACAGAATCTGCCCACATCGAAGTCCCAGCTGGACGCACTCAAAGCCCAGCTCTGGTCGACGGTGGTCAAGTCGAGCCAGCACCAGGACGCCTGGACATGGGGTGGTATGCTGGTGGTCTCCGTCTCCGTTGCCGGCTTGGTTACCCTAGCAGCCATGACCCAGCCCTCGCTGGCCCCCGAGGCCAGGCACTCGCTGCTGCAGTATGTGACCGGAAAGTATCTTCTGCCCGCCAACTGCAAGGTGCAGTGGGACTGGAAGGATCCGGCGCAAGTGGGCGGCACCATGTGCTTTGTGGTGCGCTTCTTTCAGCGGAATGGTCAGCCCTATCCCATCTGTGATACGGACCAGTTCTTCGTGGAGGTCACCGAGGGCACACGCAAGGTGGTCACCATCAGCGAGCTGGGCTCCTCCACCGATCCCAACAATGCCAATATCGCCAAGGTCAAGTTTACCGTCCGCACTGCCGGCCAGTACAAGATCTCTGTGCTCATCGGGGCCAGCCACATTGCCGGCTCCCCCTTCATGCGCAACTTCCTGCCGGGATCCATCGATGCCCGCAGGTCGCGCTTCATCCGCCCAGCCAGCACCGTCATTTGCTGTGCAGGCTCTCCCACCCTGATGCACATCGAGCCCAGGGATGAGTTCGGGAATGCCTGTCTGTTCGATCAATCGCAGTCGGATGAGGCATTGCAG GGCTATCAGGTAGCTGTGTATGATCTTCATGGCGTGGCCGTGGAGAAGCTACACCATGCCATTGCCTTTAACTATGACAGAGTCAACTCCAGGGTCTCGGTGACCGCTCTCTTTCCAGAGCCCACATGCCTAAGGGCCGTGATCAGCTACAAGGATCAGCAGCTGCCAAATGGAGACTTTGACATCATTGTCTTGAGCA GCAGCGACACCACGCTGGTGCACAAGAACATTGCCTCGCGGAAGCACAACATCTGCTATGAGGCTAAGCTCCTGAGCATCTTTGGCTCCTCGAAGAGCAAGCCCCGGAAGGTACTCTGCTATGTGGGACCCAAGCAG GCTCAGAACTCGTTGATCTTTCAGGTGACCATCAAGGAGATGATCCTTAAGTTCATACCCAAGAGGATCGCCACATTTCGGCTGTGTCCGTCGACCAAGTTCCACTTTATGCCGCAGTTGGTGTCGCAGTTGCACGGGCCCGTCTTCATCATCGACGATGGGGCACAACCGAGGATCGAGTTGGCCTCGAAAGATCGCAATATCATAGCGGCCACCTTTACACACTTTTTGCTGAAGAACATTGGCGGTTCGGAGACGTTCAAGGACAAGCAGGACTTTTTCTACCACGAAGTGCGCAAGTTCTATGCCAGCTACTACCACCAGAAGATGGCCCTCAAGGTGCAGCGCGAGAAGATACTCGAGAGCAGCATGAAGGCCACCAAGGGCTTCTCCTTGTCCGATTGGTGTGGCAACTTTGAGGTGACATTCCAGGGCGAGCAGGGCGTCGATTTGGGTGGACTACGTCGCGAGTGGTTTGAGCTCGTCTGCAGTTCCCTGTTCGATGCCCGCGGCGGCCTCTTCTGCACATTCCATGACAAGCATCAGGCTCTGGTTCATCCGAATCCCACACGGGCAGCTCATCTGAAGCTGAAGCACTTTGAGTTTGCCGGCAAAATGGTGGGCAAGTGCCTGTTCGAGAGTGCCCTCGGTGGCAGCTATCGACAGATGGTGCGAGCACGCTTCAGTCGTTCATTTCTGGCTCAGCTAATAGGACTGAGAGTACACTATAAG TACTTTGAACAAGATGATCCGGATCTGTATCTCTCTAAAATCAAATACATCTTGGACACTGATCTCGATGCCACAGACACTTTGGAGCTGTACTTCGTGGAAGAGCTGTACGATGCCAGCAATGGAAAGCTGAGCAAGACCATTGAGCTCATTCCGAATGGGGCCAAGACCCGCGTGACCAATGCCAGCAAGAACCAGTATCTAGACTCGTTGGCACAGCAGCGACTGTGTAACAGTGTCAAGGATGAGGTGGACAGCTTTCTGAAGGGCCTGAACTCCATTATTCCCGATAATCTTTTGAGCATTTTCGACGAGAATGAACTGGAG CTCCTGATGTGCGGCACTGGGGAGTACTCCATCAGCGATTTCAAGTCCCATCACATTACCAATGGCAACTCGGCCGAATTTCGGCGTGTTCTGGCCTGGTTCTGGGCCGGAGTGAGCAACTTCAGCCAGACCGAGATGGCCCGCTTGCTGCAGTTCACCACGGGCTGTTCGCAGCTGCCGCCCGGAGGGTTCCAGGAGCTGAATCCCCAGTTCCAGATCACGGCTGCCCCCACATTTGGCAATCTGCCCACGGCGCACACTTG CTTCAATCAGCTGTGCCTGCCGGACTACGAGAGCTACGAGCAGTTCGAGAAGTCTCTGCTTTTGGCCATCAGCGAGGGCAGCGAGGGCTTCGGCATGATCTAA
- the LOC108163457 gene encoding apoptosis-resistant E3 ubiquitin protein ligase 1 isoform X1, whose product MGQLQSTAEDCPDVAFSEKLICIRASACYSGFYPIQSNYEMALIISNIEVAWSPRFNQMKTFPTLEVKLCFGSAAGISSLSSCGDPERLPELPPLDEQRLQRAALHLQQKLILREWLRDHHMRHHYQHLLGVEVASLEDVYWLEDSRASSILGKDWHLWSSARQNLPTSKSQLDALKAQLWSTVVKSSQHQDAWTWGGMLVVSVSVAGLVTLAAMTQPSLAPEARHSLLQYVTGKYLLPANCKVQWDWKDPAQVGGTMCFVVRFFQRNGQPYPICDTDQFFVEVTEGTRKVVTISELGSSTDPNNANIAKVKFTVRTAGQYKISVLIGASHIAGSPFMRNFLPGSIDARRSRFIRPASTVICCAGSPTLMHIEPRDEFGNACLFDQSQSDEALQGYQVAVYDLHGVAVEKLHHAIAFNYDRVNSRVSVTALFPEPTCLRAVISYKDQQLPNGDFDIIVLSSSDTTLVHKNIASRKHNICYEAKLLSIFGSSKSKPRKVLCYVGPKQNSLIFQVTIKEMILKFIPKRIATFRLCPSTKFHFMPQLVSQLHGPVFIIDDGAQPRIELASKDRNIIAATFTHFLLKNIGGSETFKDKQDFFYHEVRKFYASYYHQKMALKVQREKILESSMKATKGFSLSDWCGNFEVTFQGEQGVDLGGLRREWFELVCSSLFDARGGLFCTFHDKHQALVHPNPTRAAHLKLKHFEFAGKMVGKCLFESALGGSYRQMVRARFSRSFLAQLIGLRVHYKYFEQDDPDLYLSKIKYILDTDLDATDTLELYFVEELYDASNGKLSKTIELIPNGAKTRVTNASKNQYLDSLAQQRLCNSVKDEVDSFLKGLNSIIPDNLLSIFDENELELLMCGTGEYSISDFKSHHITNGNSAEFRRVLAWFWAGVSNFSQTEMARLLQFTTGCSQLPPGGFQELNPQFQITAAPTFGNLPTAHTCFNQLCLPDYESYEQFEKSLLLAISEGSEGFGMI is encoded by the exons ATGGGACAGCTACAGAGCACAGCCGAGGATTGCCCAGACGTGGCTTTCAGtgaaaaattaatttgcattcGTGCCAGCGCCTGTTACAGTGGATTCTATCCGATTCAGAGCAACTACGAGATGGCTTTGATCATCAGCAATATCGAAGTGGCTTGGTCGCCCAGATTCAATCAGATGAAAACCTTTCCGACTCTCGAGGTTAAGTTATGCTTTGGCAGTGCTGCGG GGATCTCCTCGTTGTCGAGCTGCGGGGATCCTGAACGGTTGCCGGAACTGCCGCCGTTGGACGAGCAGCGACTGCAGCGAGCGGCTTTGCATTTGCAGCAGAAGCTGATCCTGCGCGAATGGCTGAGGGACCATCACATGCGGCATCATTACCAACATCTGCTGGGGGTTGAGGTGGCCTCCCTGGAGGACGTCTACTGGCTGGAGGACTCGCGGGCCAGCAGCATTTTGGGCAAGGACTGGCACCTCTGGTCTTCGGCGCGACAGAATCTGCCCACATCGAAGTCCCAGCTGGACGCACTCAAAGCCCAGCTCTGGTCGACGGTGGTCAAGTCGAGCCAGCACCAGGACGCCTGGACATGGGGTGGTATGCTGGTGGTCTCCGTCTCCGTTGCCGGCTTGGTTACCCTAGCAGCCATGACCCAGCCCTCGCTGGCCCCCGAGGCCAGGCACTCGCTGCTGCAGTATGTGACCGGAAAGTATCTTCTGCCCGCCAACTGCAAGGTGCAGTGGGACTGGAAGGATCCGGCGCAAGTGGGCGGCACCATGTGCTTTGTGGTGCGCTTCTTTCAGCGGAATGGTCAGCCCTATCCCATCTGTGATACGGACCAGTTCTTCGTGGAGGTCACCGAGGGCACACGCAAGGTGGTCACCATCAGCGAGCTGGGCTCCTCCACCGATCCCAACAATGCCAATATCGCCAAGGTCAAGTTTACCGTCCGCACTGCCGGCCAGTACAAGATCTCTGTGCTCATCGGGGCCAGCCACATTGCCGGCTCCCCCTTCATGCGCAACTTCCTGCCGGGATCCATCGATGCCCGCAGGTCGCGCTTCATCCGCCCAGCCAGCACCGTCATTTGCTGTGCAGGCTCTCCCACCCTGATGCACATCGAGCCCAGGGATGAGTTCGGGAATGCCTGTCTGTTCGATCAATCGCAGTCGGATGAGGCATTGCAG GGCTATCAGGTAGCTGTGTATGATCTTCATGGCGTGGCCGTGGAGAAGCTACACCATGCCATTGCCTTTAACTATGACAGAGTCAACTCCAGGGTCTCGGTGACCGCTCTCTTTCCAGAGCCCACATGCCTAAGGGCCGTGATCAGCTACAAGGATCAGCAGCTGCCAAATGGAGACTTTGACATCATTGTCTTGAGCA GCAGCGACACCACGCTGGTGCACAAGAACATTGCCTCGCGGAAGCACAACATCTGCTATGAGGCTAAGCTCCTGAGCATCTTTGGCTCCTCGAAGAGCAAGCCCCGGAAGGTACTCTGCTATGTGGGACCCAAGCAG AACTCGTTGATCTTTCAGGTGACCATCAAGGAGATGATCCTTAAGTTCATACCCAAGAGGATCGCCACATTTCGGCTGTGTCCGTCGACCAAGTTCCACTTTATGCCGCAGTTGGTGTCGCAGTTGCACGGGCCCGTCTTCATCATCGACGATGGGGCACAACCGAGGATCGAGTTGGCCTCGAAAGATCGCAATATCATAGCGGCCACCTTTACACACTTTTTGCTGAAGAACATTGGCGGTTCGGAGACGTTCAAGGACAAGCAGGACTTTTTCTACCACGAAGTGCGCAAGTTCTATGCCAGCTACTACCACCAGAAGATGGCCCTCAAGGTGCAGCGCGAGAAGATACTCGAGAGCAGCATGAAGGCCACCAAGGGCTTCTCCTTGTCCGATTGGTGTGGCAACTTTGAGGTGACATTCCAGGGCGAGCAGGGCGTCGATTTGGGTGGACTACGTCGCGAGTGGTTTGAGCTCGTCTGCAGTTCCCTGTTCGATGCCCGCGGCGGCCTCTTCTGCACATTCCATGACAAGCATCAGGCTCTGGTTCATCCGAATCCCACACGGGCAGCTCATCTGAAGCTGAAGCACTTTGAGTTTGCCGGCAAAATGGTGGGCAAGTGCCTGTTCGAGAGTGCCCTCGGTGGCAGCTATCGACAGATGGTGCGAGCACGCTTCAGTCGTTCATTTCTGGCTCAGCTAATAGGACTGAGAGTACACTATAAG TACTTTGAACAAGATGATCCGGATCTGTATCTCTCTAAAATCAAATACATCTTGGACACTGATCTCGATGCCACAGACACTTTGGAGCTGTACTTCGTGGAAGAGCTGTACGATGCCAGCAATGGAAAGCTGAGCAAGACCATTGAGCTCATTCCGAATGGGGCCAAGACCCGCGTGACCAATGCCAGCAAGAACCAGTATCTAGACTCGTTGGCACAGCAGCGACTGTGTAACAGTGTCAAGGATGAGGTGGACAGCTTTCTGAAGGGCCTGAACTCCATTATTCCCGATAATCTTTTGAGCATTTTCGACGAGAATGAACTGGAG CTCCTGATGTGCGGCACTGGGGAGTACTCCATCAGCGATTTCAAGTCCCATCACATTACCAATGGCAACTCGGCCGAATTTCGGCGTGTTCTGGCCTGGTTCTGGGCCGGAGTGAGCAACTTCAGCCAGACCGAGATGGCCCGCTTGCTGCAGTTCACCACGGGCTGTTCGCAGCTGCCGCCCGGAGGGTTCCAGGAGCTGAATCCCCAGTTCCAGATCACGGCTGCCCCCACATTTGGCAATCTGCCCACGGCGCACACTTG CTTCAATCAGCTGTGCCTGCCGGACTACGAGAGCTACGAGCAGTTCGAGAAGTCTCTGCTTTTGGCCATCAGCGAGGGCAGCGAGGGCTTCGGCATGATCTAA